A part of Solibacillus sp. FSL H8-0538 genomic DNA contains:
- a CDS encoding cysteine desulfurase encodes MILKDIKRYFPILNQEVNGHPLVYLDSAATSQKPVQVIEALTNYYNLDNSNVHRGVHTLGNRATDLYEGAREKVRKFINASSTEEVIFTRGTTTSLNTVAAGYGRQNLCEGDEIVISYMEHHSNIIPWQQLAKEKGAVLKYIDLEADGTISLETVRETITPKTKIVSVMYVSNVLGSINPVKEIAKIAHENGAIMVVDGAQAAPHLKVDVQDLDCDFFAMSGHKMCAPTGIGVLYGKKTLLENMEPVEFGGEMIDFVGLNESTWKELPWKFEGGTPIIAGAVGLGAAIDFLNEIGLDNIAAHEHQLAGYAMDQLETISGLTIFGPRDPMKRCGLVTFNLDDVHPHDVATVLDMSGIAVRAGHHCAQPLMKWLSVSATARASFYMYNDEADIDALVAGLRSAKEYFNDVF; translated from the coding sequence ATGATACTAAAAGACATTAAACGCTATTTCCCAATTTTGAATCAAGAAGTAAATGGGCATCCGCTCGTATACCTTGATAGCGCAGCGACGTCACAAAAGCCGGTTCAAGTAATCGAGGCATTAACAAACTACTATAACTTGGACAATTCGAACGTGCATCGCGGAGTTCATACTTTAGGTAACCGTGCAACAGATTTATATGAAGGCGCACGCGAAAAAGTACGTAAATTCATTAATGCTTCTTCTACTGAGGAAGTCATCTTTACACGCGGTACTACAACGTCTCTTAACACAGTTGCTGCTGGCTATGGCCGTCAAAACTTGTGCGAGGGTGATGAAATTGTTATTTCTTACATGGAACATCACTCAAACATTATTCCTTGGCAGCAGCTGGCAAAAGAAAAAGGCGCTGTCCTAAAATATATCGACCTCGAAGCAGACGGGACAATCTCTCTTGAGACAGTACGTGAGACGATTACGCCAAAAACAAAAATTGTTTCTGTTATGTATGTTTCAAATGTACTAGGTTCAATTAATCCAGTAAAAGAAATTGCGAAAATTGCACACGAAAACGGTGCCATCATGGTAGTGGACGGAGCACAAGCTGCACCACACTTAAAAGTGGATGTACAGGACTTAGACTGTGATTTCTTTGCAATGTCAGGACATAAAATGTGTGCTCCTACTGGAATTGGTGTACTATATGGTAAAAAAACGCTTCTTGAAAACATGGAACCAGTTGAATTTGGCGGAGAAATGATTGATTTCGTAGGTTTAAACGAGTCAACATGGAAAGAGCTTCCGTGGAAATTTGAAGGCGGCACACCAATCATTGCAGGTGCAGTTGGTTTAGGTGCAGCAATCGATTTCTTAAACGAAATTGGACTAGATAATATCGCAGCTCATGAGCATCAGCTTGCAGGTTATGCGATGGACCAGCTAGAAACGATTAGTGGTCTTACAATCTTTGGTCCACGTGATCCAATGAAACGATGCGGTCTCGTAACATTCAATTTAGATGATGTGCATCCTCATGATGTCGCAACTGTTCTAGATATGAGTGGGATTGCCGTACGTGCAGGGCATCACTGTGCTCAACCTCTTATGAAATGGTTATCTGTGTCAGCAACAGCACGTGCAAGCTTCTATATGTATAATGACGAAGCGGATATCGATGCTTTAGTTGCAGGATTGCGTTCGGCGAAGGAGTATTTTAACGATGTCTTTTAA
- the sufD gene encoding Fe-S cluster assembly protein SufD, translating into MTVETKLALSAQEVRSFSQSHNEPTWFADFREAALTKAAELPMPTPDKTNITKWNFLDFPIHTVESKGFTSLEELPEEVQALIDTEGQENLYIQRNNTPAFSKVSEVLKAKGVIFTDIQTAIREHSDLVQKYFMTTAVKVDEHKLTSYHAALVNGGVFVYVPRNVIVEKPLQVVFVNDNAEASLFNHVLVVAEQSSVVTYVETYVSTVEESKGQANIIAEVVALDNAQVTYGAVDVLAKGFTTYVNRRANMARDAKINWALGLMNDSDTISENITHLIGDGSFADTKTVVVGRGNQKQNFTTEVRHWGKNSEGLILKHGVMKDAAQTIFNGIGKIEHGATKANAEQESRVLMLSEKARGDANPILLIDEDDVTAGHAASVGRVDPIQLYYLMSRGISKTEAERLVIHGFLAPVVNNLPIEGVKKQLTEVIERKVR; encoded by the coding sequence ATGACGGTTGAAACAAAATTGGCGTTATCAGCACAAGAAGTACGCTCGTTCTCGCAAAGCCACAACGAACCAACTTGGTTTGCTGATTTCCGTGAAGCAGCTCTTACTAAAGCGGCTGAGCTACCCATGCCAACGCCTGATAAAACAAATATTACGAAATGGAACTTCTTAGATTTCCCTATTCACACAGTGGAAAGCAAAGGATTTACTTCATTAGAGGAACTTCCTGAAGAAGTACAAGCATTAATCGATACAGAAGGCCAAGAAAACCTTTATATCCAACGCAACAATACACCGGCGTTTAGTAAAGTTTCTGAAGTACTTAAAGCAAAAGGTGTTATTTTCACTGACATTCAAACTGCGATTCGCGAACATAGCGATCTAGTTCAAAAATACTTCATGACAACTGCTGTAAAAGTAGATGAGCACAAATTAACGTCTTACCATGCGGCACTTGTTAATGGTGGTGTATTTGTATACGTACCACGTAACGTAATCGTAGAAAAACCGCTTCAAGTTGTGTTTGTAAACGATAACGCAGAAGCTTCACTATTCAACCATGTATTAGTTGTTGCTGAACAATCTTCAGTTGTAACTTATGTAGAGACTTATGTTTCAACTGTGGAAGAATCAAAAGGTCAAGCAAACATCATTGCGGAAGTAGTAGCGTTAGATAATGCCCAAGTTACATACGGTGCAGTAGATGTTCTTGCAAAAGGCTTCACAACATACGTAAACCGTCGTGCTAACATGGCTCGTGATGCAAAAATTAACTGGGCTCTTGGTTTAATGAACGATTCAGATACAATTTCAGAAAACATTACACATTTAATTGGGGATGGTTCATTCGCTGATACAAAAACAGTAGTTGTTGGACGCGGAAACCAAAAACAAAACTTCACAACTGAAGTTCGCCACTGGGGTAAAAACTCTGAAGGTCTTATTCTGAAGCATGGCGTTATGAAAGACGCAGCACAAACAATCTTTAACGGAATTGGTAAAATCGAACACGGTGCTACAAAAGCGAACGCAGAACAAGAATCTCGCGTATTAATGCTTTCTGAAAAAGCACGTGGCGATGCAAACCCAATCCTTTTAATCGATGAAGATGATGTAACAGCAGGACACGCAGCATCTGTAGGACGTGTTGACCCGATTCAACTTTACTACCTAATGAGCCGTGGTATCTCGAAAACAGAAGCAGAGCGCCTTGTAATTCACGGATTCCTTGCGCCAGTTGTAAACAACCTGCCAATCGAAGGTGTTAAAAAACAACTGACGGAGGTTATCGAAAGGAAAGTTCGATAA